One region of Aminobacterium colombiense DSM 12261 genomic DNA includes:
- a CDS encoding M20 family metallo-hydrolase yields MGENIVAYIDRMKNQMVESLAQLIGFPAISPHDGGIGEVEKARFIAKLLLEKGLPEAEWHNAPDEKAPEKYRPNLIVRIPGRTKKRLWIITHMDVVPEGDSTLWNTSPFKASIKDGRIFGRGSSDNGQELIASIFAAAALKEQNIVPEYEVCLCFVADEELGSLYGIQYLIKEGLFSSDDLVVVPDGGNEQGDFIEVAEKSILWVQWTVTGKQVHGSRPDLGLNACRITNEFAMKLDGALHEAFPEKNELFSPPLSTFEPTRRLANVSNVNTIPGKEVFCLDCRILPSINVDGVLKVMEHIAHSEEQKSGAEIDITVLQRTDSTSPTPSDALVVKLLSEAVKEVYSFAPVIGGVGGGTCAAYFRKNGIPAVVWGQEADVAHMPNEYCEITHLVNETKVFALMMAGSKNTFDPLLPDGI; encoded by the coding sequence ATGACGGAGGGATAGGAGAGGTGGAAAAAGCGCGCTTTATTGCGAAGCTTCTACTAGAAAAAGGCCTTCCGGAAGCAGAATGGCATAATGCCCCTGATGAGAAGGCGCCAGAAAAGTATCGCCCTAATCTTATAGTGCGTATTCCAGGCAGAACAAAAAAACGCCTTTGGATCATCACACACATGGATGTGGTTCCAGAGGGAGATTCCACCCTTTGGAACACTAGCCCCTTCAAGGCTTCTATAAAAGATGGCCGTATATTTGGGCGGGGCAGCAGTGACAATGGACAAGAGCTCATAGCCAGTATTTTTGCCGCTGCGGCATTGAAAGAGCAGAATATTGTGCCGGAATACGAGGTATGCCTCTGCTTTGTAGCGGATGAAGAGCTGGGCAGTCTATACGGCATACAGTATCTTATCAAAGAAGGGCTTTTCAGTTCAGATGACCTTGTGGTTGTTCCAGATGGTGGAAATGAACAGGGAGATTTTATTGAAGTTGCTGAAAAAAGCATCCTGTGGGTCCAATGGACAGTGACAGGGAAGCAGGTTCATGGAAGTAGGCCTGACCTTGGCCTTAACGCTTGCCGAATTACCAACGAATTTGCCATGAAACTCGATGGGGCCCTCCACGAAGCCTTCCCAGAAAAGAATGAGCTTTTTTCTCCCCCCCTTTCCACTTTTGAGCCTACTCGGCGATTAGCTAACGTGAGCAACGTAAACACTATTCCCGGCAAAGAGGTCTTCTGTCTTGATTGTCGTATACTGCCTTCGATCAATGTAGATGGAGTGTTGAAGGTTATGGAGCATATTGCCCATTCGGAGGAGCAGAAAAGTGGCGCCGAAATCGACATAACCGTACTCCAGCGAACCGATTCCACAAGCCCCACCCCATCTGATGCGCTTGTGGTTAAGCTTCTTTCAGAAGCAGTTAAGGAAGTTTATTCTTTTGCGCCGGTGATAGGCGGAGTAGGGGGCGGGACCTGTGCTGCCTATTTTAGAAAAAATGGCATTCCGGCAGTTGTCTGGGGGCAAGAAGCTGATGTGGCCCATATGCCAAATGAATATTGTGAAATTACCCATCTCGTGAATGAGACAAAAGTTTTTGCCCTTATGATGGCAGGCAGTAAAAATACTTTTGACCCGTTACTCCCGGACGGCATATAA